In Thermorudis peleae, a genomic segment contains:
- the fdh gene encoding formate dehydrogenase: MGIVETLRAHVGRVPNPVSRTTREAHARIRGAKVTISVCPYCAVGCSQLVYTKEGRVIDIEGNYESPINGGTLCPKGAATFQLMNSPYRVTTVKYRAPYSDHWEERPLEWAMERIAQLVKQTRDATYEHTDANGMVVNRTLGIAHLGGATLDNEENYLIKKLFTGGLGIVAVENQARIUHSSTVPGLGARLGRGGATTMQQSLADSDCIVIMGSNMAENHPVGFRFVLKAKTRGATVIHIDPRFSRTSALADYYVAIRPGSDLVFLGALINYVINHPRWQADSFFHDYLVHYTNAAAIIRPDFKDTEDLAGLFSGYDPHARRYDPSTWQYTTAARATLPGVSHSDHHDYQAPQDSEAQSETSEEPARPRVEPERDPTLQHPFCAFQLVRKHFARYTPELVEQACGVPQDVFRTIAETILANSGRDRTTAFCYAVAWTQHTIGTQIISCCALLQLLLGNIGRPGGGILALRGHATIQGSTDIPTLYDLLPGYLKMPRALPGYATLADYLRSERPQTGQWYDMPKYLVSLLKAWYGDAAKPENDFAYDLLPKIGGDYSFEAMIPLMRDGVIKGLFCMGMNPAVGGQNAVLARRALANLDWLVVRDIHEIETAAFWYDAPEVKRGELRPDQIKTEVFLLPAAVAAEKAGSYTNTQRLVQFHEKAVDPPGDARSELWFVYWLGKRLKELYAGDESPAGRQIAALTWEYPTIGPHHEPDPIAINREINGYTVADGKLVPGYTALRDDGSTACGCWIYSGIMPEEGRLLSRRRKGDDRASLEWGFSWPANRRILYNRASADPQGRPWSERKKWVWWDPEKQQWTGYDVPDFPVTKPPDYQPLPGAKGLDALPGDAPFIMMPDGVGWLFAPTGLMDGPLPTHYEPWETPVPNLLYPSQPRSPVAPVFARPENRYHDIGDPRYPYVITTYRLTEHHTAGGMSRWVPWLAELQPAGFVEISPELAAELDIKNGDWVVVSTARGEIELRALVTSRMQPLTINGKTVHVIGIPWHFGFGGLATGGIANDLSALIEDPNSLIHEAKAFTCAVRKGRLSS; encoded by the coding sequence ATGGGTATCGTCGAGACGCTCCGGGCGCATGTCGGCCGTGTCCCGAACCCGGTCAGCCGCACAACCCGTGAGGCCCATGCTCGTATCCGCGGCGCAAAAGTAACAATCAGCGTGTGTCCCTACTGTGCTGTCGGCTGCTCGCAGCTCGTCTACACCAAAGAAGGCCGCGTCATTGACATCGAAGGCAACTACGAGAGCCCGATCAATGGCGGCACGCTCTGCCCCAAGGGAGCCGCAACCTTCCAGCTCATGAACAGCCCCTATCGCGTCACGACTGTGAAGTACCGCGCTCCCTATAGCGACCATTGGGAAGAGCGGCCGCTGGAATGGGCAATGGAGCGGATTGCCCAGCTGGTCAAGCAGACCCGCGACGCGACCTACGAGCATACCGACGCGAACGGTATGGTTGTCAACCGCACGTTAGGCATTGCACATCTGGGCGGTGCGACGCTCGATAACGAGGAGAATTACCTGATCAAGAAGCTCTTCACCGGTGGGCTCGGCATCGTCGCCGTCGAAAACCAGGCCCGTATATGACACTCGAGCACGGTGCCCGGTCTGGGCGCCCGGCTCGGTCGTGGCGGTGCGACCACAATGCAGCAGAGCCTTGCTGACAGCGACTGCATCGTGATCATGGGCTCGAACATGGCCGAGAATCACCCGGTTGGCTTCCGTTTTGTCCTCAAAGCCAAAACCCGGGGTGCGACGGTTATCCACATCGACCCGCGCTTTTCCCGCACCTCGGCCTTGGCCGACTACTACGTTGCCATCCGGCCCGGCAGTGACCTCGTCTTCCTCGGCGCGCTCATCAACTACGTCATCAACCACCCGCGCTGGCAGGCTGATTCGTTCTTCCATGACTACCTTGTCCACTATACTAACGCCGCAGCGATTATTCGCCCCGACTTCAAAGACACGGAGGACCTCGCTGGCCTCTTCAGCGGCTACGACCCCCACGCGCGGCGCTATGATCCCTCTACCTGGCAGTACACCACCGCTGCACGTGCCACGTTGCCTGGTGTCTCTCACAGCGACCATCACGATTACCAGGCGCCACAAGACAGCGAGGCGCAATCTGAGACTTCTGAAGAGCCAGCGCGCCCGCGCGTCGAGCCGGAGCGCGATCCAACGCTCCAACATCCCTTCTGCGCGTTCCAGCTCGTCCGCAAGCACTTTGCCCGTTACACCCCCGAGTTAGTCGAACAAGCCTGTGGTGTGCCACAGGATGTCTTCCGTACCATTGCCGAAACCATCCTCGCCAATTCTGGTCGCGACCGTACCACGGCCTTTTGCTACGCTGTCGCCTGGACGCAACATACTATCGGGACGCAGATTATCAGTTGCTGTGCCCTGCTCCAGTTGCTGCTCGGCAACATCGGCCGCCCCGGCGGTGGGATTCTTGCGCTACGTGGGCACGCAACGATTCAAGGCTCGACCGATATTCCAACGCTCTACGATCTGTTGCCGGGCTACTTGAAGATGCCTCGTGCCCTACCAGGCTACGCCACGCTTGCAGACTACCTGCGCAGTGAACGTCCGCAGACTGGCCAGTGGTACGACATGCCCAAGTATCTGGTCTCCCTGCTCAAAGCGTGGTACGGCGACGCAGCCAAGCCCGAAAACGACTTCGCGTATGACCTCTTACCCAAGATTGGCGGCGACTACTCCTTCGAGGCCATGATCCCGCTTATGCGTGATGGTGTCATCAAGGGCCTCTTCTGTATGGGGATGAACCCAGCTGTCGGTGGGCAGAATGCTGTCCTGGCTCGTCGTGCACTGGCAAACCTCGACTGGCTTGTCGTCCGCGACATTCACGAGATTGAGACGGCCGCCTTCTGGTATGACGCGCCTGAGGTCAAGCGGGGTGAACTGCGCCCAGACCAGATCAAGACCGAAGTCTTCCTCCTGCCAGCAGCGGTTGCCGCAGAGAAAGCCGGCAGCTACACCAACACCCAACGCCTTGTTCAGTTCCACGAGAAAGCCGTCGATCCTCCTGGTGATGCCCGCTCTGAACTCTGGTTTGTCTACTGGCTCGGCAAGCGGCTCAAGGAGCTCTATGCCGGCGATGAGAGCCCGGCAGGTCGCCAAATCGCAGCCCTCACGTGGGAGTATCCAACCATCGGCCCACATCATGAGCCCGATCCCATTGCCATCAATCGCGAGATCAACGGCTACACCGTCGCTGATGGCAAGCTTGTTCCTGGATACACTGCTCTGCGCGACGACGGCTCAACCGCCTGTGGCTGCTGGATCTATTCCGGCATCATGCCGGAAGAAGGCCGCTTGCTCTCACGCCGGCGCAAGGGCGATGATCGTGCTTCGCTCGAATGGGGCTTCTCCTGGCCAGCCAACCGACGCATCCTCTACAACCGGGCTTCGGCTGATCCCCAAGGTCGCCCCTGGAGCGAGCGCAAGAAGTGGGTCTGGTGGGACCCGGAAAAACAACAGTGGACGGGATACGACGTCCCAGACTTTCCTGTGACCAAACCGCCCGACTATCAGCCCCTGCCTGGCGCAAAAGGCCTTGATGCCCTGCCCGGCGATGCTCCCTTTATCATGATGCCGGATGGTGTCGGCTGGCTCTTCGCTCCGACTGGCCTGATGGATGGCCCGTTGCCGACGCACTACGAACCGTGGGAAACGCCAGTTCCCAATCTGCTCTATCCCTCCCAGCCACGCAGCCCTGTCGCGCCTGTCTTCGCTCGGCCAGAGAATCGCTATCACGACATCGGCGACCCGCGCTATCCCTATGTCATCACAACCTATCGCTTAACCGAGCATCACACCGCTGGTGGCATGAGCCGTTGGGTGCCCTGGCTTGCTGAATTACAGCCCGCCGGATTCGTCGAAATAAGTCCTGAATTGGCCGCAGAGCTCGACATCAAGAACGGTGATTGGGTCGTTGTAAGTACCGCGCGTGGTGAAATCGAGCTCCGTGCCCTCGTCACCTCGCGCATGCAACCGTTGACAATCAACGGCAAAACCGTGCACGTGATCGGTATCCCCTGGCACTTCGGCTTTGGCGGCCTCGCAACCGGCGGGATTGCCAACGATCTCAGTGCGCTGATTGAGGATCCGAATTCCTTAATCCACGAAGCCAAAGCCTTTACGTGTGCGGTGCGCAAAGGACGATTGTCCTCATAG